Within Homalodisca vitripennis isolate AUS2020 unplaced genomic scaffold, UT_GWSS_2.1 ScUCBcl_7936;HRSCAF=15828, whole genome shotgun sequence, the genomic segment TAAAGGTGAAACAGATgaaccaaaaacatttttcattgcaAACTCAGAATCAAAATGATGGAAGAGAATGGGGTGGATTAGGATGGACTGTCCCGTAGCTAAAAATGAACAATTGATCATACAAGGTGaacaattaatcaataaaaaaattaacattgggTCATTCAAAGTCACACTTAGTCACACTTTCAGCTTGAAAATTTAGCTGAAACACTGGTGCTAACTTAACCAAGAGACCCAGGGAAAgaaacaaatagaaaaaaataggttaaataaaaatgtaaagcaaATGCTAGTTCACTACGAATCACACCTATCCCAACTTAAGCTCAAACTAACAAACACTTGGAGCCAATTTACATCAAGCATTCCAGTGgctttgaataaaacaataaattacattaaacacaAGCTCTACCTaacaattcaaattcaaatttatttgacTATTTcagatttgtttcttttaataaaatactcttattaGTGTTGATCTCCTGTATATCACTTACACACTTTATCATTAGTGATCTCAGCATGTTATAAAAAGCAAGTTCATATCAAACATAACAAGTATGAAGAATGTTGGAGATTTACAACTAAGCAGGTCATATCATTTAGCAGAGGGAGCGAGCCGGTAAAGAGCagtgtaattaaaaacatacagttCTTGAAATATGAAGATGGAGGTTGTATTAGCTCCTATTAACTTATTCACTGCATTTAgaacacataaaccaatacttaaaacttttatttttgtgaggtctttcgatAGCAAAGCTATCTTTGTCAGACACACACTTTTACTAGAAGTGCGGAGTGGCACCGAAAGCCCACACTGATgaccaggggcatttccgatcggtacttacTCAACCTCATATCACATGCCAAATTGTCCAGGCTGATAAGAAAAAGATCCAAGATAGTACCTAactcaagctcagatcacatgagagctagttaactttttattatttataatacttacatataaatttaccaactaatatagtttaataacaaataatagatagggacagagtgcctTCCTTTTTGCTGACAATGCTTATTTTTGGGAAGCAGAAAACAAGAACAGATCATCATAATGACATTTTAAGACCAGTAAATCCAataagtctgttctttctaataatgtagtttatgTTGGGTCGCCCAGTAAGAATAAAAAAGTGGCCTctgaataataccaaagtaccagaAAATATTATTAGGCAACCTTTGAGGCTCCAAAAGGAGTATTGCAGTTTCTCACTTGCTGGAGAGAAAAACATCATAATTTGATTCCTGAATAAATGATCCTGAGACTTTTAAAAACATCTTGTAAGTAGTACACATTCTACAGCTTGTattttttaaagctgtaaaataataacttattgtaCCAAAACCTACCTGTCAAAACACTTTCATTAACAATACAGTTTCCAGTGAGCAGCAGGGCATCACAGGTCATGAGGCAGCCATGCGGAGGAATTACAATGGTGTCCCCAGGCACCAAGTCTTGCGGAAGGCACCTTCACAGTTTCTGAAAGTTTATAACAGCATATAGTAAAAACTTCTTCACCATGATGAAATTATACTGTTTAATAAATCTTGCAAAACAAATTCAAGAAACAGTAGTGTTATGTAACAAAACTGGAACTGGCTATGACCTGAGAGGAATTCTTCCCTATAAGAATTCCTCTcagaaaaaaagtaaatttccaaaaaaatgaTGTGTAGTGTTTTAAACACGTCTAAGAAAAGAGGCTAGAGTATAATTCAACAGTTCAACACCGTTTCACATGGGACAATATGCCTTGAGGGCAGATTCACACTCCGCAATGAACTATTACGTTTAGTTTTTTTTGTCTAAGAACTCTATTGAATTTAGGCCACCAATATGAGCAATGGACAAAGTCAATATTGTAttgcaataatatataataaaaacaatccaGACGAAgcaatctaataaataaatataaaatagtcaaAAATACCAACAAGTTCTATAtacagtaacaataattaaaaaaaacattttaaaaacctataaataattttagccATATATATATGTAGGTacgttattaaaacattaaaaataattctgaatgtaaatttattatgaataaaattagtaaaaatacacatcaatgtaattaaaaactgtatatcaCTAGTATCACATGCCTAATATCCATTATTACtatagttaaaatagttttttgtttcaaCCAGTCTTCTATTACTACGTTTAAGCATGTGTAAAGGATACAGACCAAAGCTTTCTCACTGCtggaaacttattaaaaaaagttatagttttcataaaaatattggctG encodes:
- the LOC124374328 gene encoding polyamine-transporting ATPase 13A3-like, giving the protein CLPQDLVPGDTIVIPPHGCLMTCDALLLTGNCIVNESVLTGESVPVMKSLPAYVDEVYDPQATHKPTHLVQGHTSPPVSLL